AAAGTGGGTATTGCCCAACTCAAACAAATCATGGCTGAAACCGCTCAAAACTTTGACCAAATGGGAGTGGTACTCAATAAAGCGTGGCGAGAGTCACGGGATGAACTCTTAGCAATTAATCAACCTCGGATTTCCTACACGGAATTTACCACAGTCTGTTCAACTCATGGTTTAAATGATATTGCCACAAAAACCTTAGCTGACCTAATGCATGATTTAGGGTATATCGTTTACTACAGTGAGGATGAACGGTTACAGGATGATGTCGTATTACAGCCAGAATGGTTAACTAAAGCCATTGGTTTTGTGCTAGAAGACCGCACAACTCAAAACATGGATGGTATCTTATCGGATAACCGCTTACTAGAGGTATGGTGGGACAATCCAGCCGATGGTAAAACCCGCTACCCATCAGAATTGTATCCCTTCTTCCTGCGACTGATGGAAAAATACGATGTCTCCTACCGTTTGGAAGATGGAACCGCCAGTATAGTCGCGCAACACGTCCCCCAAATTCGTCCCCATCTCCCCTGGCTACCCGAAGAGGAACCCGCGAACAATCGGCGGCGAATTGCTACCGTTTGTGTGATGGAAGAATCACCACCGGGACTCATTCCCTGGATGATTGTTCGCACCCATGACTATATTTATCAACGCCATGAACCAGATGGGAAAACCCATCGATTACACTGGCAAAAGGGGATGTTCCTGCGGAATAAAACCCATGGTGAGGCAATGCTGGAATTGCGAGACAGAGAACTTCATCTGTATACTGAGGCGGTGTGGCCCGAATACTTTACCAATATCCTTCAGCAAACCCTACAAAAGCTGATTTCTGATACTTGGCCCGGATTAGCCGGACGGTATTATTTTGCCGTTCCTTGTCCTACCAAAAACCAAGGGAAAGCCTGTATGGGACGATTTGAAATTGGTGCATTACGCCAGTTTCTGGAGGAAGGGGATACTCACTATCCCTGTCAGTTTTGTCGCACCCGCCACAAAATAGTTGATTTACTCTTCGGTTTAGAAGAGGAAGATACTAGGGAACAATTGAGTCGCATTGAAGTTAAAGTTGAGCGCGGCTTTACCGAAATTCAGCAGAATCTCCAGGAATTTGAAAGCCGCATCGCCAACTATGTGATGGGAATTATGCAAGCCGTCGCCAGCGAATCCAAACGGGGATCGCGACTATTTACCCTGGAACCGAGGGAGGGGAACTGGCGACGGTTGACGAGTAAAAAGTATCGGCTACATTTGTGGTGTGAGGAACCGAATTGTCAGCATCCTGTCCATGATATCGATAAGGGAATTTATGAGTTTAAAGCGCCGCGTGAATGGGTAGAAAAAATCGCTCCCTACGCTAATTTAATTGCGGGAGTGTTGAAAACCTTAACCCCAATTACTGCGCCTGCTGCGAATATGTTTTTTGGCGAAGACTTCATGAAAGTCAGTAATATTCAATATAAATTGGAGATAATGAAGGAATTAACCAATACGATTCTCAGCGAGGATAAACTCCTGATTGATGGAACCGCCGGGATGCGCGATGGCTTACTTAGTCAAGCAGAACGTTCGGGAATATTGGCATTACATTCTTTCTTAGATGAGGAAGACCCCCATCATCAACGGTTGGGACTGAAGCGACTTCCAACTTATACCGGGGACTACCTTTGGTTATGTGAAAAACACTATCAGAATCGTCAGTCGAAAATGCCGCAGTTCTAGCTTACTTGTCACGCCATCTAGAAAAATCGATATCAAACCCAATCCCAAGGGTAAGCTGTTCGGCATTTAAACCTTAATAAATATCAATAATCATGAAATCCTTGTAGTGCGTTTAGCGAAGCCATGCCGCAGGCTTTGCATCTTGCTCGCTACTAATACCCAATTTAAAGGCATGACAGCTTACTAACTTTAGAGTTTGTAGTTGCGCTTTAGCGCTTATGGCACTAAAGCATTGGTGTCAACTTAAGGTCGAAAACCAATGCTGGCAAGGTTTTCAGCTATGTCTATTTACTGCTCAAAATTTCCCCCTCATCCCCTAACCCCTTCTCCCTTGAAATAAAAGCGATAGCATCCTCTGTCCTCCCCCCTCTTGTAGGGGGGAACGAGGGGGGTGGGAGAAGGGGAACCAGATTCTCTTACTCCCCTCTCCCCGGCGTGGGAGAGGGGCTGGGGGTGAGGGGTTGAGCTTAAGTTGACACGGATGGGCACTAAAGTGCCTACTACAAAACCTGCTTAAGTCATCGTAAAAACCATTATAGGATAAAGACTTGAGGTGAAAATTAAACCCGAAAATGGCTCACTATATCATCAAGCGTCTACTCAACCTGTTACCTGTTATCCTGGGTATTACTCTTTTAGTCTTTCTCTTCCTCCACCTAATTCCCGGTGATCCCGCAACAGTTCTGCTAGGAGAACGCGCCACCCCTGAACAGGTAGAAGCCTTACGGGAACAACTGGGTTTAAATCAACCCCTACCCCTGCAATACCTCACCTTTATCAATAATCTATTCCATCTCGACTTTGGCACCAGTATTATCAGTGGGATTCCGATTATCGATGAAATTAAAACCCGCTTTCCCGCCACCTTTGAATTATCCTTAGCCGCCATGATAGTCGCCGTCATTCTGGGAATTCCGGCTGGCGTTTTTGCAGCAGTTTACAAGAATCGTCCCGTTGATAACCTAACCATGATTGGCTCATTACTGGGGGTTTCTATGCCCGTATATTGGTTTGGATTACTCTTAATTTACCTGTTTGCCATTACCTTAAACTGGTTTCCCCCCAGTGGACGGATTAGTATTGATGCGGGATTAAATTTTCAACCGATTACCGGATTTTACATCTTAGATGCGATTCTCAAACTTGATTTCAACCTATTCCAAGATATTCTATCTCACCTGATTTTACCCGCTCTAACCCTCGGCACAATTCCCTTAGCCATTTTAGCGCGAATTACTCGTTCTTCTCTGTTAGAGGTTCTATCCCAAGACTATATTCGCACAGCTAGGGCAAAAGGTATTCCCGAACATTGGGTAATTCTTCGCCATGGATCAAAAAATGCTTTGTTGCCTGTGGTGACAATTATTGGGTTGCAATTTGGTACACTTTTAGGTGGTGCTATTTTAACCGAAACTATCTTCTCGTGGCCCGGAATTGGTTCCTGGATTTACGAAGGAATTTTGGCACGAGACTATCCTGTTGTTCAAGGTGGCGTCGTTGTCGTCTCAGTTATCTTTGTCCTAGTTAATCTTGTTGTTGATATTTCCTATGCGCTAGTTGATCCGAGAATTAAGTATAAATAGCTAGTAACGCTAGGCGGAAGTCAGTTGTAGAGACGTTGCATGCAACGTCTCTACAACTATCTTTTCGGTTGCAACCTGATGTAACTAAACCCGCCCAGACGCGCCATGGCGCGTCTCTACAATAGTTTCTAGACTTCCCGTGAAAAGTCAGATAAGTTATCAGGCATCAGAGGAGATATTTTGTATCTATATGTTACCGTTTTTGAAAAAAATTCCCTATTCCTTGACAAAGGACAAATGACAAAGGACAAATGACAAAGAACAGACAAAGGACAAAGGAATGAAAGCCGTAGTCATGACTACTCCGGGTAAACCAGAAGTGCTGCAATTGCAGGACATACCCGAACCAAAACTGCAAACCGATAGAGACATAGTAGTACGACTCCACGCCGCCGGGGTTAACCCCATCGACACCAAACTGCGAAACCGTGGCACATTCTACCCTGACGATATGCCCGCCATTTTAGGCTGTGATGGCGCGGGTGTTGTCGAAGCCGTGGGTTCTGCTGTCAGCCGATTTCAGGTTGGTGATGAGGTGTATTTCTGTGCGGGCGGATTAGGAAAATCGGGTACAGGAAATTATGCCGAACTCACGGTTGTAGATGAACGTTGGGTCGCCCGAAAACCCAAATCCTTATCCTTTACAGAAGCCGCCGCCGCACCGTTAGTGCTAATTACCGCCTGGGAAGCCTTATATGACCGAGGGCGCTTAGCAGCCGGACAAACGGCGCTGATTCATGGCGGTGCGGGTGGTGTGGGACATGTTGCGATTCAGCTTGCCAAAATCAAAGGGGCTGATGTTTGCACCACGGTAAGTTCCCAAGAAAAAGCCCGATTAGTGCGTCAATTAGGTGCAGACGAACCGATTCTTTACAAACAAACTGACTTTGCCCAAGCTGCATTAGATTGGACAGAGGGAAAGGGTGTAGATGTCGCCTTTGATACGGTTGGCGGTCAAACCTTTTACGACACCGTTCCCGCCGTGAAAGTCTACGGAGATTTGGTCACCATTCTCGAACCTGACTATAATATCGGGAAATTGAAAACAGCGCGATCGCGAAATCTGCGAATTAGCTTAGAACTCATGCTAACGCCGACACTCCAAGGATTAGTAGCAGCCCAGGAACACCAAACCGAGATTCTCGAACAATGCGCCCAATGGATAGATGAAGGCAAACTCAACATTCACCTCTCTCAAACCATTCCCCTCCCCGACGCCGTTAGCGCTCATCAAGCTATAGAATCAGGATCAACCACCGGAAAAATCGCCTTGCAGACGGCATAAAAAATAGTAGCTCGGCACACCTAATTTGATGGATTAGCATCTCTTGCTCCCCTCTCCCAAGCTTGGGAGAGGGGTTGGGGGTGAGGGCTGTAGCCTAAGTTGACACCAAGACACCAATCATCAGTAAAAATGGACAAAGAGAACCAACTGCTTCAGCAATATAGCCAAAATCAACGCAACTTTTCCGGCATAAACTTACAGGGTGCAACACTAATCGCTGAAAGACTGCAAGAGGCGAACTTCAGCCATGCTGACTTGAGCAACACAGTTTTCTTTGGGTCAAACTTGAGTCAAACCCTATTCTTGAATACTAACCTTAGTGGCGCTATCTTAGTCGCCACTAATTTAACCGATGCCATCCTGATAGAAGCTAACTTAATTAACGCCAATCTCAGCGGTGCAAAACTCATCGGCGCTCAATTAATCGGCGCTCAATTAACTGGCATTACCATAGTCGGAGCGAATTTGAGCAATGCCAACTTGATTAACGCTGATTTGAGTCAGACCAATTTATATAAAGCAAACCTCAGTTGGAGTGAGTTGAGTCTGACGAATTTAAGTGAGGCGAATTTAAGTGAAGCAGACTTAAGTCATGCGCGTTTAGTCGGCGCTAATTTGACTGGGGCAGATATGAATAGTGCCAATTTGCAGGACACTAATTTCAGTGGTGCTAACCTGACTGAAGTTAACCTAAAAGATACTACATTAAACTTAAATTCGCCAGAATTATTAGCAGAAATTTTACGACAAGCGGCTGGGGATGACAAAGACAAACAAAACCTGGCTGAATTACTGCTCATGTATCGCCAAGGATGGGACTATTTAGCCACCCTAAATCATCCCTTAGCAGAATGGGGAATCGAGACAATTAAAGCCATAGCCTCATCTGAGCAAAACTTTCCTGAATAGACCTGTTTGTAGTAGGCACTTTAGTGCCTTAAAATGCTTTATTGTCAACCCCTAAAGTCATGCCTATTGTAGGTTTCTATACTATCGTGTCCTCCTACATCTGGCGGGGTGTCCGATACTACCGGATATACTATCATTTCCTTCTACCTTGCATTTTTACCAGACATTTCATACCAAATCCGGGTTAGCCACCCCCTTTATAATCTAGTCCGCGCAGGCGAACTTAGTTTGTGTAGCAGCGATTTCAATCGCCTCCTCTTGCATGGGGTTTCTCTGACTCTTTAGATACCATCAAACCCAGCCACTGATTTCTACATCGGTCAAGATTCTCCCCAACTTAAGAGATTCACTTTTAGTCGCCTGTAAAATATGTTTCATCATCACCGATTCTCCCGCATCAGCCGCTAAAAACGCCGCATTCAACGCAATATTGCGGATATTTCCACCCGCCATATTCACCTTACCCAACTTTTTCATATCCAAGTTTTTCGTCGGCGTCTCTTCAGGAAAAATGTGCTGCCAAATCTCAGTTCTAGCCTCAGCATCAGGGAAGGGAAATTTAACCGAAAAATTAATCCGACGCAGGAACGCTTGGTCTAATGATTCCAACAGATTCGTCGTCAAAATTGCCAACCCTTGATAGGCTTCCATCCGTTGTAGTAAATAACTCACTTCCACATTCGCATGGCGGTCATGGGAATCTTTAACTTGAGTTCGTTTGCCAAACAAAGCATCTGCTTCATCAAACAGTAAAATCACTCCACCCGTTTCCGCTGCATCAAAGATTCGCCGTAAATTCTTTTCTGTTTCACCAATATATTTACTCACCACCGCACTCAAATCAATCCGATAAACATCCAGGCGTAATTCCTTTGCCAATACTTCCGCCGCCATTGTTTTCCCCGTACCACTGGGTCCAGAAAAGAGAGCGCTCACCCCTAAACCGCGTCCTCCTTTTCCCGCAAATCCCCACTCTTGATAAACTTTCGCTCGTTGTCGAACATGAGCCGCAATCTCCTGTAATGTATTTTTTTCTCGTTCAGGTAAAATCAATTCTTCCCAAGTCGCTACCGCATCAATCCGTTGTGCTAAATCATCTAACCGGGGACGCGCTTGAGTGCGACAAAAATCCCACAAGTGAGTTTGCAACGGAGAAAAAGGATTCTCTATTTTGGGTTTTGACGTTTGGCTTTTAGATTTGCGAGTACGCCTTGAAGAGGAAGCAGGTTTTTCCGGTTCTTTCTCCTTAGGTTGCTCGGTTTTGACTGGAGGAAACTCCATCCCTTCCAGCGATAAACAAGCGGCTTGAATGGCTAGAGGATTGAGATTAAAATGAGACACTAGCGTATCGATTTGCCCATTTAATTCTGACGCTGTTGAACCCAGATACGACTCCCAAATCAACTTTTGTTCCCTGTGGCTTAGTTGACCCACATCCAAGGTAATCATCGGGCGCTGGTTTTGTGGTTGTCGTTCTTGAGTGCTAAGAATTAAAGGCAGATTTAAATCTTCAACAAACTGAGAGATAGCCAACTCTCGCATCCCATCAGTTTGATTCAGTTCATCGCAGGTGAGTAAAAGGGCGCTGTTGGTTAATATAGCTTCCCGTAAACACCGCTGTTTTAATTGATAGAGTTCATGAGGATTGATGGGAAGCAGGGATGCGGAAATTAAATTTAGATGCAAACTCAAAGCACTACAGCCAGCAGCCGCAATGGTATGTTTTGCTCCTAGTTCTGCACCACACAATTGAACGATAGGAAAGATAGATGTCGGTGTTTTTTGAGACCAAGTGGCGATGAGTTGCTCGGTGAGTTGTTGGTAGGACAGGGGAAGAGAAGATGGAGGAAAAGGGGGTATAGGTTTGAGGATACCAATCAAGTCATCATCCTCACAGGGTTCACCTAAAAGATAGCAGAAAATGCGTCGATTAATACGTAGAGGAGAGTGAGAGAGCGTTTGACTATCACCACTTTCAATTAGTCCCCAGTATTCTAAGGGGGATTTGGAAGAGAAAACACGTAAATTAGCATCACTAAATGTAGCAAAAGCTAAATTCAGAGTCGGATGATTTTGGTCTGGATGACCATGAAATTTGGCACACAAGACTTTAAATTTTCTGTCTAATTCCATCCCTACGCACAACAATAGAATATATTGCTCGAAGGGAGAAAGCTTACAGATTGTGCAGAGCGTCTCTAAGGCTGAAGGCTTATTTTGTAGGCAAGCCAAGATGTCTGGCGCTAAGGTTGTCTCAAATCTGAGTGGACTCGTCTGATTTTGGTCACGGTTAATGGTATCTTCCAATACCTGACGAACTTGATTAACGGCTGTCTGGAGATATTGAAAATTGGCTTGATACCAGTTAGTCGATGCTGGAGTATCCATGATGTTATCGGGCTGTTTAAATATCTTCAGGTTTACAGTCAGATGTTTTATGGCTTCTATGTTAAGGCATATTTCAGTGTAAGTTAAATTCGGGAAAAACAGTTTATAATTTAGCCACGTCTCAAGACGTCTTGGGTCACTTGGCTTACAGGTGTTTCCCAGGAGTAGGCAGGCGCTCGCTTATGGGAGAATCACCCAGAATTATTGAGGCAACAGGCTCGGAAGTGACAAATCATCAGGCAACTGAGGCAGCATCATGTATAAACCACTCCAAAAGAAAAATTCCTCTTGGACTCCAACAACGGCACAGAAGAAGAGCAAGAGTGCTTCTAAGTTAGGGCATTTTTCGATTCAACCCAAGCCAAATCAGAAATCGTCTCAGTCGCCGGAAATAGGGGAGTATTCCAGAGAGTCGGCGGATAGACTCACCGCGAATGTGATGCGAAGTCTAGAAGCTAAGGATTCCCAGGAGACAGAAACGCCAACGGTGCAGCCTCAGTCAGAATCAAGGATTTCAGTGGCTGATGTCGTCGGACAGAGAATGCCCACCGTGATGGCACGCACCCTGACTCCCCAAGTAAGAATGGCTTCTGAAGTGTCACCAGAAAACCCGATTCAACGGCAATGTGCTGATTGTGCCTCTCCCCAACAAGAACAATCAACCGCAGCCGGGAAAGACATTGAGCAGATATCGTCAGAGGCAGGAGCAATCCAAACGAAACTGACTGTCGGAGCGCCAGGAGATCCCTACGAGCAAGAAGCTGACCGAGTGGCGGCTCAAGTGGTTTCTATGTCAGCACCTCCTGACAATTCAGCTCCAGTTCAGCGTTTAGCACAAGAGAATAACCCAATTCAGAAATGGTCGTTGGCACAGTCGATTACGCCTGTCGTACAGAGGCGACTATCTGAGCAGGTGCAAACACAAGGGTTAGTGCAACGGGCATTTCAAGCAGGTGGAACGGAAGCGTCTGAAGATGTAGAGAGCCGTTTGAATACGTCTAAGGGTGGGGGTTCTCCTTTATCGGAGGAAGTGAGAGCCTTTATGGAGCCGCGCTTTGGCTCTGACTTTAGTGGTGTGCGAGTGCATACAGGCAGTGAAGCGGTGCAGATGAATCAGGAGTTGGGCGCTCAGGCGTTTACTCACGGGCAGGATATTTTCTTTAACCAAGGGAAGTATAATCCCGGTTCAACCGATGGCAAGCTTTTGTTGGCACATGAAATGACTCATGTGGTACAGCAGACGGGTGGAGTTCAGCCCAAACGTACAATCAGTGAATCAGGGGAAAGACATGAGGTAGGGGCAGACCAGATGGAAGAGCAAAGTAAAGGTATGACTGTGCCGCTCTCTTGGCAGCCAATTGAGAGGATATCTACTGGAGAATTGCAAGTTCAGCGTTACTTTTTGGCTCAAAATCCTAATGATCCTTCCGATATAACCCGTGTATCGGACGACAGATCTGTAGCTGTTAAACAAGAAGGCTATGGCAGTCATAAGTTATGGGCTGCACCAGGCAAGGCTCAACATTCTTCAAATCAACTCAGAGCAGTTAATTCAGTGATCGAATTGGTAGAAAATAAAACTGATGTCATAAGAGTCCATGATCTAAACAATAATCGTAAAAATCTCGTCAGGGTCATACCACGAAATATAAGTAACGGTACCCAAGGAAATGGAATGATAATCTGGGCTGATTGCGGTAGATCGGCAAGGGATGTTATTGGAGGAGAAAATGGAACTAGAGGTGTCTACAGAGATCCAGCTAGTCGAACCGGACAACACAAAAGAACTGTTGAAACCTTTGATCCTGAAGTAATAAAGTGGAAGGTTTTGGAAAATATTCTTCGAGTTTACGAGCAACAATTAGGACAGAAGTTGCTTGACGAGAGAAGGATTAGTCGAATGAAAAGTAGAGGATATATATCCGCACTCGCTAATTATTTATTGAGAATTTACAATCAACTATCACCGAGAACAAGGGAAAATTTAGATCGGCGTACAGGAATTAATCGTTGGGCTAATCCTGTAGTTGGGCAAGCTTACACTATCTCTAGTGGTGGTTCTCCTATGAGAGATATCAATGGTAACCCAATAAGAACTTGGAATTTCCATTGGGCAGGTGTTGTAATGAAGAGTGATAACGGCAGAGACAACGTAACGCTTGAAAATTATTCTGTAAGCGACTATGACGAAGCAAATACTAACTGGATATTCCAAATGTACGGTTTAGCTCAGTCTGCGGCAGAAGATTCCAGCAAGCAAGGTCAAACATTTCACGAAGAACACCGAGATATGGGTCAGCACGGTGAAACTCCCACAACTTTAGTAGTAGAGTCTAATAGCAGATGAAAGAAGATGAGATGCGAGTGCAAGTTCTAACTTCTGTTTTACTAGCAGAGACTGTAGTTTTATTCATAGGAAGTGTAGCATTAGGAGGTTGCCAGCCAAATCAAACAGGTGTTTTAACTTTAACCACAGCAGCAAGTAATATGACGGAATTGCCAACTATTTTAAATCGTACTGACATTGAGGAACATTTTCCCGACCCCTTCGATGCCATAGATGATGATGAAATGGATGAGAGACTACAAGCAAGAGATAAAGGTAAACAAGTGCGTCTAATTGGACAATACATTCAAGTAGATGTGAGAAGATGGCCCAAACCACCACCGAGATATAAAGGTCATGTAGCTGTGGTGTTGGAAGATGGCACTGAGGTCTTTCTTTATCCTCCCTGGCATTCTGAAGCCATAAGATCGACTAATGAAATTACACGATATAACAATCGAGGAGTTGCTGTGGTCGGTAAAATTGTTCCAGAATGTCCTAAATCTCCTCAGCCTGCTGCAAGCATTGTAGCGCCATGTATGCTAACAATTGATTTCATTGATCTAGTGGATTGAATCAATTGGCTCTCCCGTACATGGTGTGATAAATTTCACTTATATGTGTAGCGATGAGCTTGATTGGAGGAAAACCTAGCTTTTAAGCTGGATTAGTTGGGTTTCCTTGCGTTTTCCCAACCTACAAGCATTACATCATGGGACTTTAGCTTAATTTATAAGACTTTATTATCACTCTAAGTACGGGAGAGCCAAGGGTTTGACCATCACTACTTTCAATCAGTCCCCAGGATTCCAAGGGAGATGCGGAAGAGAAAACACGAAAATTAGCCTCGCTAAACGTAGCCAACGCTAAATTCAGAGTCGAATAATTTTGGTCGGGATGACCATGAAATTTGGCACACAAGACTTTAAATTTTCTGTCTAATTCAATCCCGACGCACAATAAGAGGATATATTGCTCAAAGGAAGAAAGCTTAAAGATAGTGCAGAGCGTCTCTAAGGCTGAAGGGTTATAGGGTTTAATGGCTTCTATGTTAAACCCTATTGCAGTGTGAGTTAAATTCGGGAAAAACCGTTTATAATTTATCCACATCTCAAGATGTCTTGTTACAGGTGTTTCGCCGAAGTAGGCAGGCGCTCGCTTATGGGAGAATCACCCAGAATTCTTGAGGCAACAGGCTCGGAAGTGACAAATCATCAGGCAACTGAGGCAGCATCATGTATAAACCCCTACAAAAGAAAAATTCCTCCTGGACTCCAACAACGGCACAGAAAAAAAGTAAGAGTCCGTCTAAATTAGGACATTTTTCGATTCAACCCAAGCCAAATAAGAAATCGTCTCAGCCCCAGGAAATAGGGGAGTATTCCAGAGACTCGGCGGATAGACTAGCGGCGAATGTGATGCGAAGTCTAGAAGCTAAGGATTCCCAGGAGACAGAAACGCCAACAGTGCAGCCTCAGTCCGAATCAAGGATTTCAGTGGCTGATGTCGTCGGACAGAGAATGCCCACTGTGATGGCACGCCCCCTGACTCCCCAAGTAAGAATGGCTTCTGAAGTGTCACCAGAAAACCCGATTCAACGGCAATGTGCTGATTGTGCCTCTCCCCAACAAGAACAATCAACCGCAGCCGGGAAAGACATTGAGCAGATATCGTCAGAGGCAGGAGCAATCCAAACGAAACTGACTGTCGGAACGCCAGGAGATCCCTACGAGCAAGAAGCTGACCGAGTGGCGGCTCAAGTGGTTTCTATGTCATCACCTTCTGACAATTCAGCTCCAGTTCAGCGTTTAGCACAAGAGAATAACCCCATTCAGAGAGAGTCTTTGGCACAGTCGATTACGCCTGTTGTACAGAGGCGATTATCTGAGCAGGTGCAAACACAAGGATTAGTGCAACGGGCATTTCAAGCAGGTGGAACTGAAGCGTCTGAGGATTTAGAGAGCCGTTTGAATGCGTCTAAGGGTGGAGGTTCTCCTTTATCGGAGGACGTGAGAGGGTTTATGGAGCCGCGTTTTGGTTCTGACTTTAGTGGAGTGCGGGTGCATACGGGTGGTGAAGCGGTGCAGATGAATCAGGAGTTGGGCGCTCAGGCGTTTACTCACGGGCAGGATATTTTCTTTAACCAAGGGAAGTATAATCCCGGTTCAACCGATGGCAAGCTTTTGTTGGCACATGAAATGACTCATGTGGTACAGCAGACCGGTGCAGTCTCACCCAAGCAAGAACAGCAATCTATTCAATCAGAGAGTTCCGCCCACAAAGTACCTGGATATCTCCAATCGATTTTTTCTTCTCAACAAGGTAATACTGCCTTGTATCGCAAAGAATTACAAGATTTTCAGCAGGTAAACAGCAATAA
The nucleotide sequence above comes from Coleofasciculus chthonoplastes PCC 7420. Encoded proteins:
- a CDS encoding eCIS core domain-containing protein yields the protein MYKPLQKKNSSWTPTTAQKKSKSASKLGHFSIQPKPNQKSSQSPEIGEYSRESADRLTANVMRSLEAKDSQETETPTVQPQSESRISVADVVGQRMPTVMARTLTPQVRMASEVSPENPIQRQCADCASPQQEQSTAAGKDIEQISSEAGAIQTKLTVGAPGDPYEQEADRVAAQVVSMSAPPDNSAPVQRLAQENNPIQKWSLAQSITPVVQRRLSEQVQTQGLVQRAFQAGGTEASEDVESRLNTSKGGGSPLSEEVRAFMEPRFGSDFSGVRVHTGSEAVQMNQELGAQAFTHGQDIFFNQGKYNPGSTDGKLLLAHEMTHVVQQTGGVQPKRTISESGERHEVGADQMEEQSKGMTVPLSWQPIERISTGELQVQRYFLAQNPNDPSDITRVSDDRSVAVKQEGYGSHKLWAAPGKAQHSSNQLRAVNSVIELVENKTDVIRVHDLNNNRKNLVRVIPRNISNGTQGNGMIIWADCGRSARDVIGGENGTRGVYRDPASRTGQHKRTVETFDPEVIKWKVLENILRVYEQQLGQKLLDERRISRMKSRGYISALANYLLRIYNQLSPRTRENLDRRTGINRWANPVVGQAYTISSGGSPMRDINGNPIRTWNFHWAGVVMKSDNGRDNVTLENYSVSDYDEANTNWIFQMYGLAQSAAEDSSKQGQTFHEEHRDMGQHGETPTTLVVESNSR
- a CDS encoding histidine kinase — its product is MKEDEMRVQVLTSVLLAETVVLFIGSVALGGCQPNQTGVLTLTTAASNMTELPTILNRTDIEEHFPDPFDAIDDDEMDERLQARDKGKQVRLIGQYIQVDVRRWPKPPPRYKGHVAVVLEDGTEVFLYPPWHSEAIRSTNEITRYNNRGVAVVGKIVPECPKSPQPAASIVAPCMLTIDFIDLVD
- a CDS encoding eCIS core domain-containing protein, coding for MYKPLQKKNSSWTPTTAQKKSKSPSKLGHFSIQPKPNKKSSQPQEIGEYSRDSADRLAANVMRSLEAKDSQETETPTVQPQSESRISVADVVGQRMPTVMARPLTPQVRMASEVSPENPIQRQCADCASPQQEQSTAAGKDIEQISSEAGAIQTKLTVGTPGDPYEQEADRVAAQVVSMSSPSDNSAPVQRLAQENNPIQRESLAQSITPVVQRRLSEQVQTQGLVQRAFQAGGTEASEDLESRLNASKGGGSPLSEDVRGFMEPRFGSDFSGVRVHTGGEAVQMNQELGAQAFTHGQDIFFNQGKYNPGSTDGKLLLAHEMTHVVQQTGAVSPKQEQQSIQSESSAHKVPGYLQSIFSSQQGNTALYRKELQDFQQVNSNKTLDQYQSQLQEPNQRVEITQTAPLQQARLMMRGNSAPGKPGKQVSSKAMSRLDKAKEAIKHTKSVFLYGAGNQTEALKATNFNSQFRLLVMRDDPQVLEAVGATSFWQLTDSVKPIAAANPEALTAAKADLAHGGNCGEHAEVAFDYLRVQAVGETLHWSSKQGLDHDFVLMGVPEDTDADIVVADPWPTRATATTWEDHFAYTSDREKIQRKHSMVADGQNVKAVIAAGLTLTDKGKQVAALKRSNKQTKELLKRSKELHFWTHSDAAAKGHDYDYHT